GCCAGTGGTTCTTCCGCCCCTGATGCAGTTGTCATCTGTCCCTGTTCGATGGGGACCCTCGGCCGCCTCGCCGCCGGGCTTTCTGACAACCTGCTCGAACGGGTCGCCGATGTGGCACTCAAGGAGCAGAAGAAGCTGCTGCTGGTCCCGCGTGAAACCCCTTTCAACCAGCTCCATCTGCAGAACCTGTTGCGGGTCTCTCAGGCGGGGGGGCAGATTCTCCCAGCGATGCCGGCCTTTTATCAGAAACCCCAATCTGTCGAGGAGCTGATCGATTTTGTGATCGGGAAGATTCTGGATCAACTCGGGATTGAACACGCGCTCTTTACGCGCTGGGGCGATTAAATAAGGTTAGATGAAGATGTTGTTTAAAACGATTAAAGAAAAAGTCGCATCCAATACCCGCATCAGCGACGCTGAAGCCCTGGCGCTGTTTGAGTCGCGCGAGCTGCTGGCGATCGGTGAACTGGCGGCTGAGGCCAATCAGCGCAAGAACGGCGATAAGGTCTATTTCAACGTCAACCGACATATCAATTACACCAATCTGTGCGTCAATCGCTGTAAGTTCTGCGCCTTCTCCAAAGAAGCTGATGACCCTGGGGTTTACACCCTGGCACTGGAGCAGATTGCCGAAAAAGCCCGTGAGGCCTCTAGCGCCGGGGCGACGGAGATTCACACCGTCGGTGGGCTACATCCTGACCTGCCGTTTGAGTTTTATCTGCAGATGCTGCGCAGCATCAAACAGGTTGATCCCCGTCTGCATATCAAGGGCTTTACCGCGGTTGAGATCGATTATTTTTCCCGGCTTTCAGGTTTGAGTATCGAGGACGTGATCGCAGCGCTTAAGTCCGCCGGACTCGGCTCGCTGCCGGGGGGCGGGGCCGAAATCCTCGGGCAACAGGTGCGGGACCAGATCTGTCCCGAAAAGATCAGCGGCGCACGCTGGCTGGAGGTGACCGAAAAGGTGCATGCGGCCGGTCTGCGCAGCAACGCCACCATGCTCTTCGGGCACCTCGAAGGCTACCACGACCGAGTCGAGCACCTGCACCTGCTGCGTGAACTGCAGGACAAGACCGGTGGGTTTCAAACCTTCATTCCCCTCGCCTTTCAGCCGGATAATACCCGAGTGCCCGGGGCTAAAGGGGTCGGCGGGGTCGATGCCTTAAAGACTCTGGCGATCAGTCGGCTCTATCTGGATAACTTCCAGCATATCAAAGCCTACTGGGTGATGCTGGGGCTGAAAATCGCCCAGACCTCCCTCTGTTTCGGGGTCAATGATCTCGATGGCACGGTGGTCGAAGAGCAGATCGGTCATGACGCCGGCGCTGATTCGCCACAGGCGCTCGGGAAGGAGCAGATCCAGTTACTCATCCGCGAGGCGGGGAGGGTGCCGGTCGAGCGCGATACCCTGTACAATGAATTATGATTGAAAATATCCAGCATATTCTCGCAAGCGATGAGCCCCTCAGCCGGGACCAGGCCCTCTGGTTGTTGACCGAGGCCGACCTGTTGCAGCTCGGCCGACTGGCGGATGAGGTCCGGCGGCGCAAGCATCCCGGTAACCGGGTCAGTTTCGTTGTCGATCGCAACGTCAACTACAGCAACGTCTGTGAATCGAAGTGCAAGTTCTGCGCGTTTTACTGTGACGCCGAGTCGGAAAAAGCCTATCTGCTCGATTACGCCACGATCTTCGCCAAGGTCCAGGAGCTGGCCGATCTGGGTGGGACCCAACTGCTGATGCAGGGCGGCCTGCACCCGAGCTTGAAGATCGAATGGTTCGAGGAGTTATTCCGTCAGTTGCGCCAGCAGTTCCCGCAGGTGCAGATTCATTCGCTCTCGGCCGCGGAAATCTGTCATATTGCCAAACTCTCGGGCCTGACCATGTCGGAGGCCCTCAGGCGCTTGCAGGTCGCCGGGCTTAAATCCCTGCCAGGCGCCGGAGCCGAGGTGCTGGTCGATGAAGTCCGTCAGCGCATTTCGCCCAACAAGATCGGCTGGCAGGAGTGGGGTGAGGTGATGGAAGCGGCGCACGCGTTAGGGATGCGCTCTACTGCGACCATGATGTTCGGGAGTTGCGAAACCCCGGTCGATATCGTCGAGCATCTGTTCCGGATCCGTGCAATTCAAGCAAAAACCGGAGGTTTTACCGCCTTCATCCCCTGGACTTTTCAACCGCACAACACTGAACTGGGTGGAAAAACCACGAGCGGTGTCGACTACCTTAAGGTGCTGGCGCTCTCGCGGATTGTGCTCGATAATATCGATAATATCCAGGCCAGTTGGGTGACTCAGGGGGCCAACATGGCGCAGGTGGCACTCTTTTTCGGCGCTAACGATCTTGGCGGAACTATGCTTGAAGAGAACGTGGTCGCTGCCGCCGGCATCTCCTTCCGCATGTCGCAGGAAGAGATCATTGATCTGGCCCAAAGCGCCGGATTTATTCCGGTCAGGCGAACGACCGAATACGAAATTTTAGAGGAATACTTAAAATGACGACCCTGCGTAAAAATATCGCTGAGATGGCCGCTTATGTTCCGGGGATGCAACCCGAGAATGAAGCTGAGTGGGTCAAACTGAATACCAATGAAAATCCCTACCCGCCTTCACCCGACGTTGCCAAGGCGATTCTGGCCGAGGTCGGGAAGGACGGTGCCAATTTACGTAAATACCCGGATGCCAGGAGCAAAAAAGCGCGCGAAATTGCAGCCCGATTGTTTAAGGTTGATCCTGCCTGGGTGATCATGGCCAACGGTTCAGACGAACTGTTGAACAACCTGATCCGCGCCTTCGTCGGTGAAGGGGAGAGGATGGCCTTTGTGCATCCTTCCTACAGCTATTATGCCACTCTGTCAGATATTCAGGGGGCGCAGATTGATCAGTTTGGTCTGGATGACGATTTTCGACTGGTCGATTTTCCTGAGCGTTACTCGGGGAAACTCCTCTTTCTGACCAGCCCTAATGCGCCACTCGGCTTCCGTTTCCCCAATGACTATATCCGCAAGCTGGCCGGGCGTTGTGACGGGGTGCTGGTGGTGGATGAAGCCTATTCCGATTTTGCCGATGGCAGCGCGATGGATCTGGTTGAGCAGTGTGACAACCTAATCGTCACCCGCACCCTTTCCAAAAGTTATTCGCTGGCTGGGATGCGACTTGGCCTGGCGGTTGCGCGTCCCGAGGTGATTGCGGCGCTGGATAAGATCCGGGATCATTACCACCTGGATCGGCTGGCGCTGGTGGCAGCGGAAGCTGCGTTGCTGGATCAGGATTGGCTGGTCGAAAATCTGGTCAAGATCCGCAAAACCCGCGAATGGTTCAGCAGCCAGCTGCGGGAGCTCGGCTATCGGGTTATTCCGTCACAGGCCAACTTCATTTTTGTTACGCCACCCGATCTCGATGCCGAGCGGGTCTATCAGGGCCTCTTTGAACGTCAGATCCTGGTTCGTTACTTTACCGAGCCCTTGCTTAAACACGGCCTGCGCATTTCGATCGGCACCCGTGAAGAGATGGAAACAACCCTTAAGGCGATGACAGAGATTGGCTGAACGGCGGTTTGAGCAGGGTGAGGTCGCCACGCGTCTGCTCGCCTGGTACGGGCGTGCCGGTCGCAGCCTCCCCTGGCGTCAGACGCGCGATCCTTACCGTATCTGGCTTGCAGAAATCATGCTGCAACAGACCACCGTCGCGGCCGTGATCGGTTACTTCCGACTCTTTTTGGAAAAATTCCCGACCCTTGAAGCGCTGGCTGCCGCCCCCCTGGAAGAGGTTATCGATCTCTGGGCGGGGCTCGGCTACTATGCGCGTGCGCGTAACCTGCACGCTACAGCGCAAAAGTTGATTGCACAGGGGGGGCATTTCCCGGTCAGTGTCGCGGAGCTGATGCAGTTGCCAGGGATAGGCCGTTCGACGGCAGGGGCAATTTCGGCACTCGCCTTTGACCAGCCGGCGCCGATTCTGGATGCCAATGTGCGGCGGATTCTCTGTCGCTTGTTTGCCTTGCAGAAGATGCCGCGGTCTGTTCAGGCAGAAAAGCAGCTCTGGGTCTGGGCTGAAACCCTGACCCCGCAACTGCGGATTCATGATTACACCCAGGCGATTATGGATCTGGGGGCGACTATCTGTCTGCCACGCAGACCGCGCTGCACCGAATGCCCGCTTGAAACGCTGTGTGAGGCGCGGCGCCTGAACCTGGTTGATCAGCTGCCGCTGAAGAAATTGAAGCAGCCGATTCCCCTGCGGCATGAATTGGCGCTACTGCTGGTCAGCGATGGCAAGGCGCTGGTACGCCGTCGCCCGACCAAAGGACTTCTCGGAGGCCTTTGGGAGTTTCCCGGTCTCGAAGTGGCCGAGACAGATCCGGTTGAGCAGATTCATCGCTACTGTGCCGGTGGTTATTCGGTGCGTGGTATAAGTCTGCTCGGGCAGGCGCGCCACACCTACAGCCATTTTCGGCTTGAGATCGACTTTTATCGTGTCGAGCTTGAACCTGAAGGGGCTGTGGCTGAGCAGGCAGACCATTCTGGCCAGTGGTTGCCGCTGGCCGCTCTCATGCAACTCCCCCTGCACGGGGCACATAAAAAATTGCTGACGCTGATTACTGCGTCGAAAAAATCTTCCAGCATCAACTGAATTGGATTCCGCATGCCCTTGCCACAAATACTGACCCGTACCGCCGAAGTCGAAGAGTTGGCTGCCGAACTTTCGACTTTTCCTCAGATAGCTGTCGATCTTGAAGCCGATTCGATGCATCACTATCAGGAGAAGGTCTGCCTGCTTCAATTTACTGCCGGTGAGCAGACGATTTTGCTCGATCCGCTGGATGGCGCAGACCTTTCCAGTCTGCGTCCGGTGCTGGCGAACCCCGGCATCCGTAAACTGTTTCATGCCGCCGATTATGATATCCGTTGTCTGGCCCGGGATTTTTCTATTCAGATTTACGGGCTGTTCGACACCATGATCTCCAGCCAGTTCCTGGGGGAGGCGAAGTTCGGTCTGGCCGACGTGCTGGGGAAGTATTTCGGCCTTGAGGTCGACAAGAAGTATCAACGTGCTGACTGGACCATCCGTCCCATCAGCCCGGAGATGGTCAGGTACGCGGCTGGTGATACGCGGTATCTGGCGGATCTGGTCGTGATTCTGGAGGAAAAACTTCACGCCATGGGGCGGCGAGATTGGGTCGCTGAGGAGTTTGCCCTTCTGGAAAAAGCACGTTTTGCCGAGCCGAACGGGCTGCTTTGCCTGCGGGTCAAGGGTGCCGGCAAGTTGACCAGGCGTCAACTCGGTCTGCTCGAAGAGTTGCTTCAGTGGCGCAATGCCGAGGCTCAGCGTCGCGATCTGCCCCATTTTAAGGTGTTGGGTACAGCGAGCCTGCTACACCTTGCAACCCAGGCTCCGAGTTCGGTCCGGGGACTGGTCGCGATTGAAGGGATTTCACCGCGGCTGGTTGAACGCTACGGTAAGGCTCTGATGCAAGCCGTCGAACAGGGGGTAGGGCTGGATGAGGCTGACCTGCCAGCTTTCCCCCGGGTCGAACGCCGTGAAAAGGACCCCGCCGCCGACAAGCGGTTTCTGCAGCTCAAGGATTGGCGTAAAAAAACCGCTGCACAGCTGGCTCTTGATCCCGGCGTCCTGATCAATAACGCGACCCTCGAGCAGGTCGCCCGCGCCAACCCGCAGAGCAGAGCGGAGCTGGAGGGTTTGGGTGCTCTGAAAAACTGGCAGCTGCGTGAACTGGGTACGGGGATGTTGCAGGCTCTCTAAATCATCTGCTTCGGGTCCAGCAGCCGATTCAGCTCCTCTGCCGGCAAGGTCTGTTCGGCCGTCAACAGCTCACGAATGGTCTTCCCTTCCTGGTAGGCCTGTTTGGCCAGGTCGGCGGCGCGATCGTAGCCGATGACGGGAGCGAGCGAGGTCACCAGGGCCAGACTTTGCTCCACCAGCTCAGCACAGCGTTTATGGTCAGCCTTCAATCCGGCCAGACAGCGGTCACCGAACAAAGTGATCGCGCGACTTAAGAGTTCAATACTCTCCAGCATCGCCGCCGCCATCAGCGGCATCATCGTATTCAGTTCGAAATAGCCTCCCAGGCCACAGAGGGTGATGCTGGCATCGTTGCCGATCACCCGCGCGCAGACCTGGATCAGGCTCTCGGCCATCACCGGGTTGACCTTCCCCGGCATGATCGAGCTCCCCGGCTGCACCGCAGGCAATTGTAACTCTCCATAACCACAGCGTGGACCGCTTCCGAGCAGGCGGATATCGTTGGCAATTTTCGACAGGCTGACGGCGCAGGACTTGAGTGAGCCACTTACCGCCACCAGCGCATCACGGGCGGCCTGAGCCTCAAAGTGATTGAGCGCTTCGCGAAATGGCAGACGTGTCTCCGTGGCGATTCGGCCGATGGTGCGTGCCGCGAATTCGGCGTGGGTGTTAATCCCGGTCCCGACCGCGGTTCCGCCCAGCGGCAGCTCGTAAAGGCCGGTTGATTCACAGGCCAGGCGTTCTTGAGCGAGTTTAATCTGACGCGCATAGCCGCTGAACACCTGGCCAAAAGTGATCGGGGTGGCATCCTGCAGATGGGTCCGGCCAATCTTGATGACGCTGGTAAATTCTGCCGATTTTGCCGTCAACTGCGTCTCCAGCTGCTGTAAGGCCGGGAACAACTTCTCCTGAAGCTGCTGCGCGCAGGCGATATGGATGGCGCTGGGGAAGACATCGTTGCTTGACTGTCCCAGGTTGACTTCATCGTTGGGGTGGAGCGGACGTGCCGATTTGTGGTTCAGCAGTTGGCTGGCGCGGTGGGCGATCACCTCGTTAGCGTTCATGTTACTGCTGGTTCCTGAGCCGGTCTGATAAATATCAACCGGGAACTGACAGTCGTGCATCCCCTTGAGGATTTCGGCAGCGGCCTGAGAAATAGCGGATGCCCGCGTCGCTTCGAGCAGCCCGAGCTCGGCATTCACCAGCGCCGCCTGCTGTTTAATCAGCGTCAGGGCGTACAGCAGGGGGCGAGGTAACGGCTGGCCTGAAATCGGGAAATTTTCAACGGCGCGCGCAGTCTGGGCTCCGTAAAGTGCATCGGTCGGCACCTGCATGGTGCCGAGGCTGTCCTTTTCAATACGTGTCTTGCTCATGGTAACCTCTCTGTTAAGGATGACCTTCGCGGTCAGATTCAAGCATACCAACCCCTCCAGTGCTGTCAATCGCGCTTTCTTTGTCCGTGGGCATCGGCTAGAATGCCGGCCATGCAAACTCTCGCTCTGGTTTTGATCCTCTTTTCAGCGCTGATGCACGCCCTGTGGAATCTGCTGGTCAAGCAGAGCCGTGACAAGACGGTGTTCATCTGGTGGATGTTCGTTTGCGCCTTTATCCTGATGAATTTTCTGATGCTCCTGCCGGGGCGGCCCTTTCCGCCCATGTCCCCCCGCTATCTGCTGCTGGCCGGGAGTGCGGCTGCCTGCTTTGTGCTCTATCACTGGTTTACCGGCAAGGCCTACCGCGAGGGGGACCTGTCGATGACCTATCCCCTGGCCCAGACCTCGATGCTTTACGTGCCGATCTGGGGGGTGCTGCTTTTGGGTGAGAGACTTTCCCTGCCCGGCATTCTGGGGATTCTGCTGATGGTGGCCGGAGCCTACAGCATCCAGCTCCGCTATTTTCAACTGGGCGAATTGCTGCGCCCCTTTCGTAATCTGGGGAACAGTTCGGTCCAGGCGGCCTTGCTGGCCGGGCTCTGCTATTCCTTCGGCGCGATCATCGACAAACAAGGGGTTACCAGCTATACCGCTTACCATTTCACTTATATCCTGGTGCTCTTCATGCTTGGTTACATGAGTCTCAATCTGTTGCGCCCCTGTTACCGTGGACGGGTTTTGGCTGAGCTGCGGCATAGTCCCAAACTGGTCATGCTGTCGGGACCGGTTATGCTCGCCTCGTTCCTCACCTTCCGCTACGGCCTGCAACTTTCACCGGTCAGCTATGCCGTCCCGCTAAGGCAGGTGAGTCTGCTGGTCGGGGTCCTGATCGGGATTCTGTTTCTGGGGGAATCCTTCGGGCGCATGCGCCTCTGTTCGGCGGGACTGATATTGGCCGGAGTCGTGTTTATCTGGCATGGCTGAAATCCTGCACTGTGGGGCGTGAAATATGAGAAGTGAAAGGATAAATGATGAAGAATCTGGCCAATTTTCTGTTTGAAGTCGGCATGCTCAAGCGCACCCCCCGCACCGGTTTTCAATTCCTCGGATCGGGCGCCGAATCTGTGGCTGAGCACAGTTTTCGCACCGCGATCATCGGTTACACCCTGGCGCAGATTGATGGCCAGGTTGATGCCGCGCGGGTGATGCAACTCTGCCTGTTTCATGATCTCCCAGAGGCACGCACCGGCGACCTGAACTATGTCAACAAGAAGTATGTCAAGGTCGACGAACAAAAGGCGATCGATGACCTGGCCGAGCAGCTCCCCTTTGGCGATGACTACCGCGCCACCCTCGCCGAATTTATGGCGAAGCAGACCCCCGAAGCGCTGATCGCCAATGATGCCGACCAGTTGGAAATGATTCTGGCTCTCAAGGAGCACAAGGATCTGGGGAACCGTAACGCTGATGAATGGTTCCCCTTTTCCCTTGAACGGCTCAAAACCGATGCCGCAAGGCAGCTCGCCTCCAGTATCTGGAGTACCGATTCGTCGAAGTGGTGGTTTGATGATGATAGAGAATGGTGGATTAATGGTTCTCACGATCACGAGTGAGAGCTGCACCGCATCTGCGACGTTGCTTCTTGGCTTCCATCCTCGACCTAGCGCTGCTAGGCCTGCGGTGAAATCCTGCGGCGCGCCTTGCACATGCCGCACATCTCTCACTCGTTTGAGCGTTGTTGTTTTTAGAAATTGAAATAATTCTCCAAATGTCTCTCGCCTTTTGCTGAACTTGACCCTTGATATGCAGAAATGCTATCTACTGCGGTTCGGTATTATCGTTTTGTGGAGGAATAATTCATGCTCGACATCAAATATTTGCGTGAAAATCTTGCTGCGGCGACCGCTTCCCTGGCCAATCGGAGTGGCGAAGTTGATCTTTCAGCGTTCACAGGTCTTGATCTGCGCCGCCGTGAACTGCTCGGCGAGGGGGAAGCTCTCAAGGCCGAGAAGAATCGCGTTTCGGCCCTGATCGGTCAGACCAGGGATAAAAGCCAGGTCCAGAGCGAGATCGTGCAGATGAAAGAGGTTTCAGCGCGCATCAAGCAGATTGATGAGGAGCTAAGGCTGGTCGAGGAAGAGCTGCAGGCGTTGCTCTTGACCATCCCCAATATTCCACATCAGGACTGTCCCATCGGGCGCGACGAAAACGCCAACCGTGAGGTCCGCACCTGGGGAGAAGTTCCCAGCTATGATTTTGCACCCCAGGCGCACTGGGATCTGGGGGAAAAACTGGAAATCCTCGATTTCGAACGTGGCACCAAGATCGCCGGGGCGCGATTTGTGCTCTATCGTGGTGCCGGGGCCCGTTTAGAGCGGGCGCTGATCAACTTTATGCTCGATCTGCATACGGATGTGCATGGCTACACCGAAACCCTGCCACCGTTTCTGGTCAATCGCGCCAGCATGACCGGGACCGGGCAGTTGCCGAAGTTTGA
Above is a genomic segment from Geopsychrobacter electrodiphilus DSM 16401 containing:
- a CDS encoding UbiX family flavin prenyltransferase, with amino-acid sequence MQRIVVGITGASGSIYGLRLIEELLHAQKEVSLLLTDAGRQVLAFETGLQLDVDPALCAKQFLLHYGAVGHLQNYRMDDFFAPIASGSSAPDAVVICPCSMGTLGRLAAGLSDNLLERVADVALKEQKKLLLVPRETPFNQLHLQNLLRVSQAGGQILPAMPAFYQKPQSVEELIDFVIGKILDQLGIEHALFTRWGD
- the mqnE gene encoding aminofutalosine synthase MqnE; the encoded protein is MLFKTIKEKVASNTRISDAEALALFESRELLAIGELAAEANQRKNGDKVYFNVNRHINYTNLCVNRCKFCAFSKEADDPGVYTLALEQIAEKAREASSAGATEIHTVGGLHPDLPFEFYLQMLRSIKQVDPRLHIKGFTAVEIDYFSRLSGLSIEDVIAALKSAGLGSLPGGGAEILGQQVRDQICPEKISGARWLEVTEKVHAAGLRSNATMLFGHLEGYHDRVEHLHLLRELQDKTGGFQTFIPLAFQPDNTRVPGAKGVGGVDALKTLAISRLYLDNFQHIKAYWVMLGLKIAQTSLCFGVNDLDGTVVEEQIGHDAGADSPQALGKEQIQLLIREAGRVPVERDTLYNEL
- the mqnC gene encoding cyclic dehypoxanthinyl futalosine synthase, whose protein sequence is MIENIQHILASDEPLSRDQALWLLTEADLLQLGRLADEVRRRKHPGNRVSFVVDRNVNYSNVCESKCKFCAFYCDAESEKAYLLDYATIFAKVQELADLGGTQLLMQGGLHPSLKIEWFEELFRQLRQQFPQVQIHSLSAAEICHIAKLSGLTMSEALRRLQVAGLKSLPGAGAEVLVDEVRQRISPNKIGWQEWGEVMEAAHALGMRSTATMMFGSCETPVDIVEHLFRIRAIQAKTGGFTAFIPWTFQPHNTELGGKTTSGVDYLKVLALSRIVLDNIDNIQASWVTQGANMAQVALFFGANDLGGTMLEENVVAAAGISFRMSQEEIIDLAQSAGFIPVRRTTEYEILEEYLK
- the hisC gene encoding histidinol-phosphate transaminase, coding for MTTLRKNIAEMAAYVPGMQPENEAEWVKLNTNENPYPPSPDVAKAILAEVGKDGANLRKYPDARSKKAREIAARLFKVDPAWVIMANGSDELLNNLIRAFVGEGERMAFVHPSYSYYATLSDIQGAQIDQFGLDDDFRLVDFPERYSGKLLFLTSPNAPLGFRFPNDYIRKLAGRCDGVLVVDEAYSDFADGSAMDLVEQCDNLIVTRTLSKSYSLAGMRLGLAVARPEVIAALDKIRDHYHLDRLALVAAEAALLDQDWLVENLVKIRKTREWFSSQLRELGYRVIPSQANFIFVTPPDLDAERVYQGLFERQILVRYFTEPLLKHGLRISIGTREEMETTLKAMTEIG
- the mutY gene encoding A/G-specific adenine glycosylase; translation: MAERRFEQGEVATRLLAWYGRAGRSLPWRQTRDPYRIWLAEIMLQQTTVAAVIGYFRLFLEKFPTLEALAAAPLEEVIDLWAGLGYYARARNLHATAQKLIAQGGHFPVSVAELMQLPGIGRSTAGAISALAFDQPAPILDANVRRILCRLFALQKMPRSVQAEKQLWVWAETLTPQLRIHDYTQAIMDLGATICLPRRPRCTECPLETLCEARRLNLVDQLPLKKLKQPIPLRHELALLLVSDGKALVRRRPTKGLLGGLWEFPGLEVAETDPVEQIHRYCAGGYSVRGISLLGQARHTYSHFRLEIDFYRVELEPEGAVAEQADHSGQWLPLAALMQLPLHGAHKKLLTLITASKKSSSIN
- a CDS encoding ribonuclease D — translated: MPLPQILTRTAEVEELAAELSTFPQIAVDLEADSMHHYQEKVCLLQFTAGEQTILLDPLDGADLSSLRPVLANPGIRKLFHAADYDIRCLARDFSIQIYGLFDTMISSQFLGEAKFGLADVLGKYFGLEVDKKYQRADWTIRPISPEMVRYAAGDTRYLADLVVILEEKLHAMGRRDWVAEEFALLEKARFAEPNGLLCLRVKGAGKLTRRQLGLLEELLQWRNAEAQRRDLPHFKVLGTASLLHLATQAPSSVRGLVAIEGISPRLVERYGKALMQAVEQGVGLDEADLPAFPRVERREKDPAADKRFLQLKDWRKKTAAQLALDPGVLINNATLEQVARANPQSRAELEGLGALKNWQLRELGTGMLQAL
- a CDS encoding class II fumarate hydratase, with the protein product MSKTRIEKDSLGTMQVPTDALYGAQTARAVENFPISGQPLPRPLLYALTLIKQQAALVNAELGLLEATRASAISQAAAEILKGMHDCQFPVDIYQTGSGTSSNMNANEVIAHRASQLLNHKSARPLHPNDEVNLGQSSNDVFPSAIHIACAQQLQEKLFPALQQLETQLTAKSAEFTSVIKIGRTHLQDATPITFGQVFSGYARQIKLAQERLACESTGLYELPLGGTAVGTGINTHAEFAARTIGRIATETRLPFREALNHFEAQAARDALVAVSGSLKSCAVSLSKIANDIRLLGSGPRCGYGELQLPAVQPGSSIMPGKVNPVMAESLIQVCARVIGNDASITLCGLGGYFELNTMMPLMAAAMLESIELLSRAITLFGDRCLAGLKADHKRCAELVEQSLALVTSLAPVIGYDRAADLAKQAYQEGKTIRELLTAEQTLPAEELNRLLDPKQMI
- a CDS encoding EamA family transporter; this translates as MQTLALVLILFSALMHALWNLLVKQSRDKTVFIWWMFVCAFILMNFLMLLPGRPFPPMSPRYLLLAGSAAACFVLYHWFTGKAYREGDLSMTYPLAQTSMLYVPIWGVLLLGERLSLPGILGILLMVAGAYSIQLRYFQLGELLRPFRNLGNSSVQAALLAGLCYSFGAIIDKQGVTSYTAYHFTYILVLFMLGYMSLNLLRPCYRGRVLAELRHSPKLVMLSGPVMLASFLTFRYGLQLSPVSYAVPLRQVSLLVGVLIGILFLGESFGRMRLCSAGLILAGVVFIWHG
- a CDS encoding HD domain-containing protein; the protein is MKNLANFLFEVGMLKRTPRTGFQFLGSGAESVAEHSFRTAIIGYTLAQIDGQVDAARVMQLCLFHDLPEARTGDLNYVNKKYVKVDEQKAIDDLAEQLPFGDDYRATLAEFMAKQTPEALIANDADQLEMILALKEHKDLGNRNADEWFPFSLERLKTDAARQLASSIWSTDSSKWWFDDDREWWINGSHDHE
- the serS gene encoding serine--tRNA ligase, with protein sequence MLDIKYLRENLAAATASLANRSGEVDLSAFTGLDLRRRELLGEGEALKAEKNRVSALIGQTRDKSQVQSEIVQMKEVSARIKQIDEELRLVEEELQALLLTIPNIPHQDCPIGRDENANREVRTWGEVPSYDFAPQAHWDLGEKLEILDFERGTKIAGARFVLYRGAGARLERALINFMLDLHTDVHGYTETLPPFLVNRASMTGTGQLPKFEEDLFHTEDVDYFLIPTAEVPVTNIHRDEILNDADLPLKYTAYTPCFRKEAGSHGRDTRGLIRQHQFNKVELVKFVRPEDSDAELQSLLADAEKVLQLLKLPYRVVDLCTGDIGFSAARTFDIEVWLPGQNGYREISSCSTFGDFQARRASIRFRREGAKKPELVHTLNGSGLAVGRTFLAILENYQQADGSILIPDALKPYMGGLEKISN